CGCTGCAACAGCACCACAAAGCCGGACTCAATGGCCAGGCAACCGCGACTCAGCCTGCCGGTACTAAACATTCGTCGCGCAGTGTTGCTGGACTGTCGTGATATAACACAACCGGGAGGTTCAAGAGCGCTCGGGCACTGAGAATAGTCCAGACGGGCATGCGGTCTGCATCATTGAATGGCTTCAGCCAAGATCTTTCGGTGGAGCGTGATGGCAGGTATTGGAGATGCAAAAAAGTGTATGACGGCGTACAGGCTCGGTGGGTGGCAGGCCTGTGGGAGGAAGAGTCGCCGACACACCTCGTGTGTCACTTCATGGGTAGCAACAGCCTTAGATGGAATGCAAGAGATCGGAGTGGATCATTCAAGTTTATTTCCACCCACGCTCAACTAACACATCGCTTCGACTATCTTGTCCTACCTCGTCTCGCTTCCAGTCCTTCAGTCATCGCACTTCCACCGATTGACTCACCGAATTGATCAGCCTCTCCTGCACTCTGCATACGGTACCTGGGGGTCCGGCAGTCCCAAGCCGTCTCCCTGATGACTGCAGCACTTCCTCAGTGCTACTTCGTACTTGGTGTCCATTCATCGCGCACCGCCATCTAATCCTCGTGTGCATGCTCCCTGTCTGCATCGCCTGGCCCCGTCATGCGCTCGACCCACTGGTCAAAGTGAAAAAGACCGACGAGCGCGAGCCAAACCCCAAAATAGGGCAGAAGCATCAGGAATTATTTCGGTTCGGAATGTCTGATGTGCTGCCACCCACGTCGGCCCATAACTCGCTGAACATACCCCAAAGCTCCATCCCTGATACAAGGCCAAGAATCTGGCTCGAGATGATACAGCTCGGGGGTACATTGATTCGGGAGGACTGGGTGCACGATGGTGAAGCCGATGTTGGTGCTGGGGATCGTGTATCGCAGGCCTGCTGATGCGATGGCGAATGCTAGGGTGTAGCCCGTGATGGCCACCAGAGAGGAAAATACCATCAGCGGTGCATGAGATTGTCTTGGTGGGTGTCTTCCGTAGAGACAGTGGCGGATCGCCTTGTAGAGAGGGTAGCTGAGGGCACACGCGATGTACCATGTGATGTCCGCGTATCTTTCCGCAACTTTGAGCCCGTCTTGGATGGCCTCTGTGGTCCAGGCGTGTTGCGACATGATGGGAGTTCTTGCGGGCGACACACGTGTCGGTATTCAGAAGGATATATTTTCTGGTGACTGACAACTATTCTCCCGGCGTCAAATGCGAGGCAGATCTGTCTGCCTTTGATAATAAAATGGTGCTATTATCAATCCTCAAGATTCGACGGCAAGCTTCCTTTAGCGACACTGTGGTAGGCGGATCATGCCCAGACAAACGCCAAGCATCACAAACCTTCGACGAACAACGACCACGGCCAGGGTAACATCCGTAGAGGGTCCTGCTGACTATCTTGCTGTTGCGCTCGACTGCTCTCTCATCGTTCGCGCATTACAAGCGGTGTCTGCGCTGCAGTGTTGCTGTCGTTGCTAACGAGGGATACCTCTATTCTCGAGTGCCTTGGTTGATTCGCCGCAGGATCTGTGTATTTCAGCTCATTCTTCGTGCGGCGTCAGACTGCGCATGGATGGGGGCTGTGGTATAGTGTGTTTCATTGTACATTATCTACAGCCCCAATGGCCTAAAACCGAGCGCGTACACTCCCCTGCTCGATGTGTCCAATGATACCTCCTCCTGCCAACGTCCATTTCTCGCTCACCAGACCGGCGGTCACTGTGCTCCGCAGCATGCCAGAGTGCGCGTAGTATTCCATCACTCCTCGTGCCTCCTGTTTGCTCAGTCCTTCGACTTTCTGGGCACCGACCGACTGCATTGCGTCTTGCACCCACTTGTCGTAGGTGACGTATGGATCCCACTCTGGCAGTACCAGCTTCTTCCAGTATGCAAGTTCCTGCTGGAACAGTTCTCGCTCTTCCAGACTGCGTTTTATGCCTTTGCCTTTTAACAGCCTCTTTACCTCTTGGGCCGGCTGTTCGGGATCAATGTCCATCCGCTGCAGCATCTGGATGTGGTTGTTCCTGGTGAGAGCAGTGTCGAGAGTTTGAGCGGCCGCGCGATTCGATTGCGATATAGCTGCGAGGACCATGCCTCCATTGGGCATCGGGGTCTTGCCGGACAGAAGTGAGATGAAGTGCTGCACAAGAACCAACTCGTGGGCGTGGATCAGCTCGGATTCGGAGTTGAGGTAGGCGGATAGGCGCATGATGTGGTCAACACCATCGCAGGTGACCATGACCGGTGGTCGTTGCGGACCTTTGCCGTTCTGCGATGGTGCCAGAAGTTCACTCCAAAGTGCTTGCCAGATGGGCCATGCCAGGTCTGGATCTTTTGCGCCAACGGCAGCCAAGTGAGCGAGAGAGGTGTCGAGTTTCAGCTGGATTGGCAGGTCGTGTTGCTGCGTCACGGACATGTTGCTGAGGAGGTCCTGGTTGGCTTTGCCCAAGTTCTCCAGCAGTTTCGCCGTGTAATGCGGCTGCTCGTAGAAGGAGCCATTGGGCGTCTCGATGGGCTGGTAGGAGGTATGCGCATCGGCCATGTCTTTGGCCTCTGGGATATGCACCACAACCCACTTCTTCAGCTGTGCCACCGCGAGTGCTTGAAGCTGGAGCACACTCTTGCCACTGCCACGCTCACCATACAGCACTTTGCGCACCACTCTGCCCTCACCATTCTCGGCGACCCACGCGATGTCGCCCGCCAGCTCTACGGAGTCCTTCCTGATCAAGCTCGCCGGCCGTCTGAACAAACTCCATGCTTGCGTCGGCTTGAACGCTTCCAGTGCTCGCAGCGCATCCACAGTGGCATCTGGAAGACCGAGCACTTTGCCCTCGGCTGCCTGTATGTCTGCATATGCACCGGTCAAGTCCTGGAGACCAGCCACGTCCAGCGCATTGGTGTTGCTGAGTACCACGCGTTTCTTGATCGCTTTCCGTTCGCCAACGGCCGGCGGTCTCGTCGTCCCTACGCGCGTGTTCTTGGTCAGGCGCAGCGTCCTTCCCGCTCGCGTTGCTGGTTTCGCAACGACGGCCTTCTTCTTGAGCACCACCGAGTTCCTGCACAGGGGCGATGAGGTCGAGAAGGCAGCCCGCTGGACGGCATTACTGGGTAATGAGGATTCGACGTCGATTAGAGAGCGCTTCAGGCATCGCAGGCACATCGGCGACGCCATGGCTGATGGCTGATGCTGTCACATGGACGCTGATGCTCATCGACTGCCAGCGCCATTGAGTGTGGGCGTCGGCCGCGGAAGAGACAGACACGTGACCGGATAGAAGTAGCGTATCAGTCTATCGCCGGCTCAAAGTTATCCGACGCACAAGCTGCCATCATGGAGAAGACGACTGCAACTTCCCGTGGCCCGACTGAAAACCCCCCTGCCCGGCCCCCTGCCCGGCCCCCTGCCCGGCCCCCTGCCCGGCCCAACACCTTCCATGCACGACGAGACTCGACTTCGAGCGACGATGCCTTCGAAACGATGCACAAAACCTCTTTCGTTAGGCGGGGATATAACACGCCCGCTACCAACACTCTACCCTCTCGTGGGAATCATTCGCCCAGCTACAACAATAATGCTTTCGAGCTTGTGACCGCAAGCACGGCAACGGGTGGCATACATCCAGCAGTGCATCCCGCTCCCATCACCACTCCCGAGTCCACGCGAAAGCCTGTCGCTGCTCCCGACAAGCCTGCAGGTCAATGTGGCAAGAAAGGCCATCTCGGGGAGACATGCTGGCGGACACACCCTGAACTCCGTCAAGCTCGCAAAGAAGAAGTTGCCGAGAAGCAAAGTATCAGAAATGCCACCGCACACATCTCGGTCAAAGCTTCCTGGAGATTGAGACCTTCGGAAGTACCGTTGTCGTGCAAGAAGATCTATTGCGTTCTGAAACGAGTCAAGCCTGGCTTCTACTACGAGTACTACGGACCGGACGGAGCCGAAGCGCAGGTAAGAGGTGTTCAGGACAGTCTCCACAAATCTCTCCCCCAAGGCACTGGTAAGAAGATTACTAGAGACAGGGTCGGTGAGTATGTTACTGCCGCGGTGAAGTACATGAATCATGATTCTACTGCCTGCGACTACGGATGTGGCGGGCAGTGCGCAGTTGCACGACCCGAAGTGCCAGCAGATTCGACAACTCGGTCTGCTGATGCTACACCTGCTGCCGTCGCAGGCATCAAAGTGACCAACCGATCGCGCAACTGTACTCGGAATCATCTCATTTGCAGAGATTGTGGCCACCGTCCTCCCATGGAGAAGGGTAGAGTCTGTCAGGAATGCTTCGACTCCGATGAAACCTCGACTCGTCTGACTTCAGCAGTGACGCAGTACAGTCTGTCCGAGGAGCAATACGAAGTGCTGAAGCTTGCTGCTCAAGGTCGAAACGTCTTCTTCACTGGCGCTGCTGGCACAGGAAAATCTCGGGTGCTTGAGGCCATCGTGCGCTATCTTAACAAGAGCGGACTGTCGCCTCAAGTTGTCGCTCCTACTGGCATGGCAGCATTGCAAGTGTACGGATCAACCATACACACTTTTGCAGGCTGGACCGTGAAACTGGCCAAGGGCTCACCAGAGGAGCTCAGCAAGGCCGCGAAGATGCCCAAAAACTATCGACGCTTCTACCGAATTGATGTTTTGATCATCGATGAGATCAGTATGGTGGAGAATGACATGCTCAGTCGGCTCTCATACGTTCTGCAGGAAGCTTTGCAGCGGGCACAGCCAGACCGCCCTCCTTTCGGAGACATGCAGGTCATCATCACCGGAGACTTTTACCAACTGCCGCCCGTTCTGCCATTCGAGACCTGTTTGAAATGCGGCGAACAACTTGAAGGATGGAAGAGCCAAAAGGAAGACGTCTACCGGTGTAAGCACCATGGCGAGTTCCGAGATGAAGACAAGTACGCGTTCGCAAGTCCTGTCTGGCAAGCTTGCAACTTTGCCAACGTCGAGCTGCTTCAGGTGCATCGTCAATCGGATGTGTATTTCACCAGGCTGCTTCACAAGATGCGGAAAGGAATTGATTGGACGTCGGACCAGGAGAAGGAATTGTTGAACCACGAGAACGATGTTGTCTTTGACGAAGCTGTCAAGCTGTGCCCGCTGAGGCGAGAAGCAGAAGCTATCAACGACGCACACATGGAAGCGCTGAACACGCCTTCCCATACTTACAGCAGCGTGGATGACTTGACCTGGGTCAGACAACATCCAGAATTCTTGGACGCACGACGACCCGATGGCATGACAACGGCTCCGCTGCATGCGCTCTTCCGACACCGCTATCAAGACAGTCTAGAGCTCAAAGAAGGAATGCTCGTGATTTTGACCCGAAACATTAGCACCAAGGAGAAGTTGGTCAACGGCAGTACCGGCAAGATCATCGGCTTCACAGATATGAATGACGAGACCATGCCTCGTGCCAAGAAGAACAACAAGGATGAAACCAGGAACGGCGAAGAGCTCATCACTGGTGTACATCGTCGCTATGCCGAAGACAAGATCCGATACTTCAAAGATCAAGCTGAAGACAAGCTTTGGCCGATTGTGCGGTTCAAAGACGGACGAGAGATACCAATATACGCCGACTGCTGCGTCACTGAGCTCGGAAGAGATGAACCATACAGTCTGCTGTCGCGCACACAGATTCCGCTTATCGCTGGCTGGGCGCTTTCTATCCACAAGTCACAAGGCATGACACTGGACAATGTGGTCACGAGCTTGGACAAGTGCTTCGCGCCAGGTCAGGCATACGTGGCCATGTCGAGAGCTAGATCGTTGCGGAATATGCTGATACAGTCTTTGCCGCCGAAGTCGATGCTGCTGCCAGATCAGACTGTGCATGACTTCATGGAGAGGACTTTCGGCGGTATCAAGCTCGAAGAGCTTGTGGGTGGTGAAGAGGATGACCGGATGCAGGACGTGAAGGCGGAGAGTGATGCGGAAGAATTCCACGACGCGATGGACTATGTCGAGGTTATACCGCCGGACATGCTGTCTGATCGCGAAGGTGATGATGACAGTGACGATTTTGGTGAGCTCGACGAGGAGTATGTTGAGTTGCTGGACCTTTAGGAGTTGGCACGTTCGTGGCTGCTTACATGTTTCTTGCTTACAGTGATACCCATACAGCGTGACTTCCTTTAATAATGAAGGATCCCAGTGTGCGATGAGAATTACGCACGAAGCTGAAGGCGTAAGAACATTGAGCATTGCCTAATGACTATCTACATTTGGAAAACAGAAAGCACTACCTACTAAAACGCAGTATTAACGCCTTAATCGCATAAAGATCTGTCACCAGCACAAGACCAATGGCCAGGGAACTCTGCCAGCCATCACTCGCTCCCATAAAAAGAAGCATCACTCGACGATATGACATCGTCATGATCGCTTGCCTTCCATTTGCTCTTCGATGAGGACGCGATAGTAACCGTCTCCCCCCCCCCCCGATCCAGAAGATCCAGCAACGCTGCTCGCAGCAGATGGACTACCCCGTGCGTCGGATGGAGCAGCCTCAGCGTGGGAGCACTTTGAACGGGCAGTCTCTGCCTCAGGTACCTGCTGCGGTGGTGGGTTTGCTGAAGCATTCAGCTTATTGAGGTGCTCCTGGAGGCTCGAGAGCAGGACTGCGAGACGTTCTCTCCCTGCCTCGCTATTCGGCCCTTTGAGGTGGATGTGTTCGAAGAGCTCGTCGATTTTGTCGAGGATATTGGCTTCGGAGTCGGAGTCGGAGTCGGAGTCAGAATTGCTTTCCTGCTCGGCCTCGCAGGCCGGACAGTCTGGGTGGTATTCCAGGTAGGGGGCTACATGGACCGGTGCAGGATCTGCTGTGAGTAGGTACGGCGATGCAGAGACCGCTGCTCGATCTATCGTTGCCAGAGCTACCACATGTGGATGTCCAGGCATGTCGATGGCGTTCGCGCGTGTAGGTTCGTCCATGTGTCTACAGCAGGCGCAGTGGACTGGGATAGAACCGGTGCCGTCGTCGGCTTCGACTGGTAAGCCGAAGCGGCTGCAGCAGAAGCAGTGCCAGGCGAGGGGCATGCCGGTGCAGGAGGTGACGACGGTGTTGCCGGACATGGCGGCGGGTGGATGAGGGCTGGAGGATTGGTGTGGAAGGGCTTGGTTCCGATGGTTAGGTTGTTGGAAGTGTGGTCAGCTTGGGTGATGGGTGGAGAGGTGGGTTCGGGAGGGTTGGTGAGAGAAGGAAGGGGGAACAGGCTGGTGTTTTGATGTGTGCGCTGCTGAAAGTCTCGTCGTTCACGATTGCGATGCTGCGGCGGCAAAGTGGCGGGCGCTATATCGATACGCGCGCCGAGAGGCATGAAACAACAGTGAAGCATGCTCCAAAGTCAAGCAAGGCAATGATCACCCTAGTGTATAGCCGTATACTGAATTGCTCGTGGGAAGTTGTAGGATACCACGTCAAGCGTAAATTGAGCATGTCCGTGGCTCGAAGATATCATTTTATAAAGACAAGAGATCGCGAGTCATCATGAGTCCGTCTTCTCGTGATGCAAACGTGCAAAGGTCACCGGACACGATCGATCGATCGCTAGCTAAACAAACGCCAAGAACCACAGAACTGTGGCAAACAATACGATCATGTGAAACATGTACATGAGCTACTCATCCCACCTCACCTTTTCGTCTCCCAATCCCTCTCCATCGCCATACCCCCAAAGTCTAACCTCGCTCAATCGCCGTTCTTCCAGTCTGCCCCGACAGGGCCTCCACCCATCGACTCCCGCCTTTCCCGCGCCGTCTCGCCCCTTATGCCACGCCACTCGACCTTCTGTGGGAACGCTTGCATATTCCAGAACGCGAGGACTGAGAGGTAGGTCTCACAGTGTGCCGCCAGGTTCTCCGCGGGACTGGTGTGAAACAGATGCTCGAGGGAGTCTTCGAGACCACCTGGAACGCCAGGGCGATAGTTGTAGGTGTTGCAGTCACTGCGTTTGCCGGTGAGGATGAGGGGTGGAAATATGTACTCGTTTCCGCGGCGCTGTGAGGTAGAGAAGTCAGATGTGGAATTGTGTTGGCTCAGCCGGATGGCTGATGGTGGTATCGCGGGCGTTGCAGATCGCAGTAATTTGTCCGAAGATAGACGTACCTTCTCTTCGTATGATGCGATGCGCTTGATCACTTGATCGGAGATGGCCTCGATGTTGTGTTCTTGGTGGTTGCGGCCAAAGCGCATGTTTTTGGTGAAGAGGGCTACGAGGGAATATGCGCCTCCTTGTTCTAGGATCTGGCCGTCCGGGTCGGACTCTTGGAGTATTTGTGTACCCATGTTGCAAGTGTGGTAGCTTGGTGGCGATGTGAGGAATACATGATGGTACTTGTGAACGCCTTCAGTGGAGTTGCTTGCCAAGCGTCACATGTGAGAAGCCTCCGCGCGACTTCAGGAAAGCACTGGAGGGTCTGGGGCAAGTGAGATAGTTTTGAAGCTGCAAAAAGTTAAAGTCTAGCAATAGACTAGTGGAACGTGTGGTCAGGTAACTTCTAAGTATATTCAAAAGATTAGAGTCGACAGACCGCTCGGAATGGAAATGACAAAGGTTCCAGAAGTCTTACAGATTCATGAAATGGGCTGAGTCAGCCTAGACCTACTCAAATTGATCATCACGTACAACAAGCTGCTGCGCAAGGTGTAGCCCTGGGCTGAGTTGGAACAGCTTTGTTTTGCACGTGCAAGTCTCGACATCGACATCTATGCTCATCTGCTCGTTACAGTGCCCTGGTTGCTCAGATCATCGCCCTTATGTACAGTTTCACCCGACTACGTGTCACTCTCGTTGATGGAACGAAGCTCTCCCTGCATTATACTTGGATGATGAGGAAAGGCGTGCGCACAGCAAACTCATAGGAGCACCATCTTGAGTGAGCACAAACCACTTCTCCGCTCGCACAGCCTCCACCGCCCCAGTCGCTGCTATGGATGCTGGTAGGGCTGAAATTCTGTCTCTTAAGGTCCTGTATGCCCTGAGCATATCAATGTCCTATCGAAGCCACCAAGTTGCAAAGGAAGTTGCGCACCACCTGCACTACCTTCCTGTATCACAAGAGCTTACACGAATGTCTCATCCCACGTTGATACAGTCTGAGACCTGATAACATGAGGCTGTAGCCTCACTGGTCAACCGCCGATCCGCCACATCTTCGGCACGATTTCCCCACGGCACAAGCGCGATCTAGTCTCACGACTTGCCCTATCGCAGCACCGAAATGAAGACGAGACCGCACAACGTGGACCTCCTCCGTAGACTTTGGGAATCAGCAATATATCCCGAGTCGTAATACAGCACGTGGTGAACACACTATTCGTGTTCCGCCTGGCGCTTGTATCACAATGGAACGAGATAGCGGATGACCAATGCATTGACGTCGAGGTATAAGGGCTACCTTCTCTTGTACTGGATCGCTCGCCAGTGTCATTCTCAAAAATCTCTCACAACTCACCTTTTAACTCAATCAGCCAACTCATAATCCAAGGTCTCTGTCAAAATCAGCCAATATGCGCACCACTCTTTTCACCGCCCTCTTCCTCACCATCCTTGGCAGCGCTTTCGCATCAGAGAACTGCAAATGTCAGGACCCATCCGGCACAGGACCACAGCGTAACGACCTGACCGGCCAATGCTGCTCAGGCAGCGCCGTCTCAAGCTGTGAGAAGCACGACTTCCCTGGCCCGAACCACCAGTGCACAGGCGGTTCAACGACGTGTTTGAATGACGATGCATTTGATAAGTGTTGTAAGGATGCCGGTGGTAAGTGGAATCAACGCGTGGTATGATGTTGGCATGATTGCTAAGTTGAGGTAGCGCCGGGTGCGTACTGCTGGTAAACCAAATGCAGGGACAGTGGGGTGGAATGACTTTTATGAGGATGGGATGATGTAAGAATAAGGAATGAAGGACAGACCTGTAAAGATATACTCGATGGAGCTTCTCGATGGTAGTAGGATCAGACCAGAGGCCAGTGCCACTGGCTTGGAATGAACATAATATTAAAGATCGACAGTGCGAAGGCAGCGCCGTACACTCGAGCTGAATATCGTGAAGAGTGACTCGAGATGAAGACAATATTCCGTCATCAGCGAAGAGCGATCCGCTCGATCATAACGCAGCTGTGTCAGTATAATTATACTTTCCATCCTCACTGTCAATGCCCCACATCAACACCAAAATGTGCCCAAACAAAAGGCGGCGCGCAGCGTACAGCCGAAGAGGTCAAGGATGCTCTTCCACATAGCATGGGCAACGAGCGAGCAGTGGAGCGTGATATCGAACGCACGCTACAAGAGAAAAGTCGTCGCAAGGGAGACCGGCCAAGCCTGAAGCAAGAGTTCATAGGTGGCCGTGGCCAGGAGCACATCCCGGGCAACAGGGACTTGATCTCACAGACGAACGCGCAGAAGGTTGCGTATCGCGATCGCTATAGTCACCCACAGCCCGCTTTGAATGGACAATCTGAGGAAGTCAGTTCAGCGCGCTCGAAGTCAAAGGTCTGTGTGTGCTAGATGGTGGCCATGGCGCAGGTCTGGGGCGTAGTATAGGATGGTCCGCGAGATGTGTAAGCACTGTGAGTTCTGCAGTGTCTACAAAGGGCCGGTATGGCTGGATCTCTGGCAGATTTGTAGCTGATATATCGAGCTTTCTTCGTTTGGAGATCCGCCATGCCGTATTTAGTATGGTCATGAGCATCGTGAGCAGTCCTGACACGCCAGCCACACGTGTGTCGTTCGTAGGGTGGTATCTCGTGGGGCTTCAGGGTCATTTGTTACGGCTGCTGATGTTCTGGTTGATGTTTGATGGTTGGCCGTTGATGTCTGCGTTCGTTCCTTCCTCTTGCAATGGAAAACTGCTGCAGGGTCCAATCGGACGGCGCCACCCATGCAACCATGTTTGCCGAGTGTGCCCGTGCGCACTTGTCCCGCGAATTCGACGGGGATGCTCGACTTCTTTGCTTTGGTGAGCGTGAGAGCATCGCGGCCACGACCACTACGCAACACGTACCACACCCTGACACCTCCACCGCCGACCGACATCTGCCAATCTCTTCTTGACAAATCGACCTCTTCTCTCCTCTGTTTGACTCAAGCCACACGA
This genomic window from Fulvia fulva chromosome 4, complete sequence contains:
- a CDS encoding ATP-dependent DNA helicase pfh1, with amino-acid sequence MHKTSFVRRGYNTPATNTLPSRGNHSPSYNNNAFELVTASTATGGIHPAVHPAPITTPESTRKPVAAPDKPAGQCGKKGHLGETCWRTHPELRQARKEEVAEKQSIRNATAHISVKASWRLRPSEVPLSCKKIYCVLKRVKPGFYYEYYGPDGAEAQVRGVQDSLHKSLPQGTGKKITRDRVGEYVTAAVKYMNHDSTACDYGCGGQCAVARPEVPADSTTRSADATPAAVAGIKVTNRSRNCTRNHLICRDCGHRPPMEKGRVCQECFDSDETSTRLTSAVTQYSLSEEQYEVLKLAAQGRNVFFTGAAGTGKSRVLEAIVRYLNKSGLSPQVVAPTGMAALQVYGSTIHTFAGWTVKLAKGSPEELSKAAKMPKNYRRFYRIDVLIIDEISMVENDMLSRLSYVLQEALQRAQPDRPPFGDMQVIITGDFYQLPPVLPFETCLKCGEQLEGWKSQKEDVYRCKHHGEFRDEDKYAFASPVWQACNFANVELLQVHRQSDVYFTRLLHKMRKGIDWTSDQEKELLNHENDVVFDEAVKLCPLRREAEAINDAHMEALNTPSHTYSSVDDLTWVRQHPEFLDARRPDGMTTAPLHALFRHRYQDSLELKEGMLVILTRNISTKEKLVNGSTGKIIGFTDMNDETMPRAKKNNKDETRNGEELITGVHRRYAEDKIRYFKDQAEDKLWPIVRFKDGREIPIYADCCVTELGRDEPYSLLSRTQIPLIAGWALSIHKSQGMTLDNVVTSLDKCFAPGQAYVAMSRARSLRNMLIQSLPPKSMLLPDQTVHDFMERTFGGIKLEELVGGEEDDRMQDVKAESDAEEFHDAMDYVEVIPPDMLSDREGDDDSDDFGELDEEYVELLDL
- a CDS encoding 37S ribosomal protein S23, mitochondrial, whose product is MASPMCLRCLKRSLIDVESSLPSNAVQRAAFSTSSPLCRNSVVLKKKAVVAKPATRAGRTLRLTKNTRVGTTRPPAVGERKAIKKRVVLSNTNALDVAGLQDLTGAYADIQAAEGKVLGLPDATVDALRALEAFKPTQAWSLFRRPASLIRKDSVELAGDIAWVAENGEGRVVRKVLYGERGSGKSVLQLQALAVAQLKKWVVVHIPEAKDMADAHTSYQPIETPNGSFYEQPHYTAKLLENLGKANQDLLSNMSVTQQHDLPIQLKLDTSLAHLAAVGAKDPDLAWPIWQALWSELLAPSQNGKGPQRPPVMVTCDGVDHIMRLSAYLNSESELIHAHELVLVQHFISLLSGKTPMPNGGMVLAAISQSNRAAAQTLDTALTRNNHIQMLQRMDIDPEQPAQEVKRLLKGKGIKRSLEERELFQQELAYWKKLVLPEWDPYVTYDKWVQDAMQSVGAQKVEGLSKQEARGVMEYYAHSGMLRSTVTAGLVSEKWTLAGGGIIGHIEQGSVRARF